A DNA window from Mastomys coucha isolate ucsf_1 unplaced genomic scaffold, UCSF_Mcou_1 pScaffold21, whole genome shotgun sequence contains the following coding sequences:
- the Frat2 gene encoding GSK-3-binding protein FRAT2, whose translation MPCRREEEEAGDEAEGEEDDDSFLLLQQSVTLGGSTDVDRLIAQIGETLQLDAERDGPASPCAVPGPPPVPPRVLAELPVDKAGTPARRLLRPVGSAEAGNPAPPGAVRCVLGERGRVRGRAAPYCVAEIAPGASALPGPGRRGWLPGSVASRRIQQRRWTAGGARATEDDPHLLLQQLVLSGNLIKEAVRRLQRAVAAVAATSPASAPGSVGGGSAPDSVTLRPSGSWL comes from the coding sequence ATGCCGTGccggagggaggaggaggaagccggCGACGAGGCGGAGGGGGAGGAGGACGACGACAGCTTCCTCCTGCTGCAGCAGTCGGTGACTCTGGGCGGCTCGACCGACGTGGACCGGCTCATCGCCCAGATCGGCGAGACGCTGCAGCTGGACGCGGAGCGCGACGGCCCGGCCTCACCGTGTGCCGTCCCGGGCCCCCCGCCCGTGCCTCCGCGCGTCTTGGCGGAGCTGCCGGTGGACAAGGCCGGGACCCCGGCGAGGCGGCTGCTGCGTCCGGTCGGGTCAGCGGAGGCCGGGAACCCTGCGCCCCCGGGGGCCGTGCGCTGCGTGCTGGGGGAGCGCGGGCGTGTGCGGGGCCGGGCGGCGCCCTACTGCGTGGCGGAGATCGCCCCGGGCGCCAGCGCGCTTCCCGGGCCGGGACGGCGAGGGTGGCTTCCGGGCTCCGTGGCTTCTCGGCGAATCCAGCAGCGGCGGTGGACCGCGGGCGGAGCGCGCGCGACGGAGGACGACCCGCATCTGCTCCTGCAACAGCTCGTGCTCTCGGGAAACCTCATCAAGGAGGCAGTGCGCCGACTCCAGCGAGCGGTCGCCGCGGTTGCGGCCACGAGCCCCGCGAGCGCCCCGGGGTCCGTGGGTGGCGGAAGCGCACCGGACTCAGTCACCTTGCGGCCCTCTGGTTCCTGGCTCTGA